The sequence TGAAGTACCCAAGTCTAAGCGATGCGGTAACTTTGCCTCAGGGAAAGCCGGAGTAAACCCTGCTTGGCCGTGCACTAACCTATAGTGCACCGAGTCCCAATTCTGCGGGTTTTTGCCCGATAAACTCAGCAGTCCGCTGGGCTTATTGATCAGTAGGATATGTTCATCTTGGTAGAGTATTTGTATCATTTCATCACACTGGGGCGCGACAAAGTAATCAATTAACGGGAGGCTTGGGGGAGTAAGCTAGGCATGAAATGTTCTCTGATCTGGGCGCTGCATCTGCGTATTACTGATGGCAATTAGCTGCAGCAGCAGAGACTCAACGGAGCGTAGCAAACAGTATTCATTTGATACACTCGTTAAGCTTTAAAGCTGGCGAAATAATGTCCAGCTCATTTTCGCACTTAAAACCGTACTGTTAGCGATATTACTGGCCGCAGCACTTCTTAAACTTTTTACCACTGCCACAAGAGCAAACGTCGTTACGGGCCGGTACTTTTTCAACCTTTACCGCCGCTTGCTTGGACAGCTGTACGGTCAGCTCGCCAATTGACTCAACTGCACCTTCACGGGTATCTAACTCAATCTCTGCATGCAGCTCGGCCTCGGCAACTAAAGCTTCCACTTCCAGCTTACGGGCTTCACTCGTGACTACCAGCATGAGCGGGTATTTCTTACTGCCGCTTCTTGGCTTAGCTTGAGTCTCATAGCCATATTTAATATGACTTTGACGTGCATCTCGGCGGCCTTTAAAGAAAAACTTATCTGACATGACATTATCCAACAGGGTAAACAAGCTGCAACCAGCGCAGCAAAGCCGGCAGTTTAACACTTCTCGCGCTTTACACGCAGCATTACCCTGCCCTAACGCGTTTTGAACCTATAAAAACGGCCAACAATCGATTTTGGCCGCCTGCAAGTTAGATTTCACATCGAGAAGGTGCTTTTAGCCCGCCTCTCGATTAGCGCACTGTTATTTAAGCTGCGGTCCATTTAAAGAAGAGGCGATTTCGTACAGGTCCGTGCGTCTGTCTTTCAAGTTGGTCACTGAGCCTTCGTTGCGCACTAAAGTCAGTTTTTCCAGATCCAAGTCCGAGAACATCATCATCTCGGTATTAGGCGTGGTTTCCGCCATGACCGCATCATGGGGAAAGGAGAAATCCGACGGCGAAAACACCGAAGACTGCGCATATTGTACGTCTAAGTTTTGCACCTTAGGTAAGTTGCCCACACTGCCGGTGATCACCACATAACATTCGTTTTCAATGGCCCGTGCTTGGGCACAATGGCGCACTCGCAGATAACCGTTTTTGGTGTCGGTCCAAAATGGCACACAAATAATGTCCACTTCTTTGCTGGCGGCAATGCGTCCTAGCTCAGGGAATTCTATGTCATAACAAATCAGAATGGCCACGCGGCCCGCGTCCGTATCAAACACTTCAAACTTATTGCCGCCTTCAATCACCCAGTCACGACGTTCGTGGGGGGTAATATGAATTTTTCGCTGCTCATCCACTCGGCCATCGCGGTGGCACAAATACGAGACGTTATACACGCGATCATTTTCAATCAGCGGCATAGAGCCGGTAATAATATTGATGTTATAGCTCACCGCCATTTCCGACATCCGATCCCGAAACTGCTGGGTGTATTCGGCCAAATAACGGATAGCACGAGTTTGATCCACCTGATCGGTTAAGCCCATCAAAGGGGCATTAAAAAACTCAGGGAACAGCGCAAAGTCACTCTTGTAATCAGAGAGCGCGTCCACAAAGTATTCAACTTGCTCTAATACCTCATCAACCGAGGAGAATTCGCGCATTTGCCACTGCACCGCGCCCATGCGCACTTGAGTTTTCTTCTCGTTCAGTACCGAAGACGGCGGCGTATATAAAATATTGCGCCACTCCAGCAAAGTCGCATAGCCCAGTGATTTTTTATCTTCAGGTAGATACTTACGCATTAGGCGCGTGACCTGAAAATCATTGGCTAACTGAAAGCTCAGAATAGGGTCGTAAATATCTTTGCGCCCTACCCGCTCAATGTATTCTGCAGGCGTGTACTGCTCGGCATGCTGGGAGTAACCAGGAATGCGACCACCGGCGAGAATGGCGCGCAAGTTTAGGGAGCGACACAGCTCTTTGCGCGCTTCATATAAACGACGCCCCAAGCGAAAGCCCCGATATTCCGGCTGAATAAACACATCTAAGCCGTACAAGGAGTCGCCCTTGTCACTGTGCCTGATCTGTTCATTACTGAGGATCAAATCGTCATAAGTATGAGGGTTACTAAAGCGCTCATATTTCACCGACACCGTGAGTGCTACAGCCACCAATTGGTCGCCGTCTTCAATACAAATTTGCCCGTCTGGGAACTGTTCTACCAGCGCCTTGATGGTGTCTTTGGGCCAAGCGCCGCCGATATCGTGATAGACACGGTCCATCAGCACTTGCAGCTGATCATAATCATCAAACGTTAGGTTGCGTAAATTAAGATGCAGATCTTCAGGTTGAGTCATGCAGCAAGCTCCGATTAAAAGTTAAATGTATGGGTAAATAAATCAGTGGCCAGCTTAGCAGAAGATGAAAGCCACTGCGCAAGCTCTGCAAAAAAGTGCCGCTCTTTTGCTCACCACTGTGCGCCAACCACCCCAGCCCTGTAAAACACCCGCAATGTTAGGTAACCTCTTTAGCCATATATTGACTGAGCGTTAATCTGGTAGAACGTACAAAGCACGCTAGCATTAAAAATCATCGGAAGAGGACATTACATATGGCAGACGATTTGTATCAAAAAGGCATCGCTAAAATTCAAGAGCTCACCGCCTCACCGGACGAGAATCCCACCGGTGACATGGATATCGGTACCGCCTTTAGAGACATAGCACCAGATTTAGAAAAATACGTGGTGGAATTTGCTTTTGGCGGCATTTATTCCCGCCCCGGCTTAGACAATAAACAAAAGGTGCTGACCACCATCACCGCTTTGGTGGCGCAAGGTAAACCGCAAATTAAGATGCACATTAAAACTGGCTTAACGGTGGGCTTAACGCCCGAAGAAATCGTCGGCTGCATTATGCACTTGTTGCCCTATACCGGATTTCCGAGTGTGATCAATGCATTAAGCGTGGCCAAAGAGGTGTT comes from Oceanisphaera profunda and encodes:
- a CDS encoding PBPRA1643 family SWIM/SEC-C metal-binding motif protein, whose translation is MSDKFFFKGRRDARQSHIKYGYETQAKPRSGSKKYPLMLVVTSEARKLEVEALVAEAELHAEIELDTREGAVESIGELTVQLSKQAAVKVEKVPARNDVCSCGSGKKFKKCCGQ
- a CDS encoding carbon-nitrogen hydrolase family protein translates to MTQPEDLHLNLRNLTFDDYDQLQVLMDRVYHDIGGAWPKDTIKALVEQFPDGQICIEDGDQLVAVALTVSVKYERFSNPHTYDDLILSNEQIRHSDKGDSLYGLDVFIQPEYRGFRLGRRLYEARKELCRSLNLRAILAGGRIPGYSQHAEQYTPAEYIERVGRKDIYDPILSFQLANDFQVTRLMRKYLPEDKKSLGYATLLEWRNILYTPPSSVLNEKKTQVRMGAVQWQMREFSSVDEVLEQVEYFVDALSDYKSDFALFPEFFNAPLMGLTDQVDQTRAIRYLAEYTQQFRDRMSEMAVSYNINIITGSMPLIENDRVYNVSYLCHRDGRVDEQRKIHITPHERRDWVIEGGNKFEVFDTDAGRVAILICYDIEFPELGRIAASKEVDIICVPFWTDTKNGYLRVRHCAQARAIENECYVVITGSVGNLPKVQNLDVQYAQSSVFSPSDFSFPHDAVMAETTPNTEMMMFSDLDLEKLTLVRNEGSVTNLKDRRTDLYEIASSLNGPQLK
- a CDS encoding carboxymuconolactone decarboxylase family protein; this translates as MADDLYQKGIAKIQELTASPDENPTGDMDIGTAFRDIAPDLEKYVVEFAFGGIYSRPGLDNKQKVLTTITALVAQGKPQIKMHIKTGLTVGLTPEEIVGCIMHLLPYTGFPSVINALSVAKEVFTELGLTVDTTGVQ